One Synechococcus sp. Nb3U1 genomic window, ATCAACATCAACACATCCCCCGGCTGCAGAGCTTTAAGGACTTCCGCCACCACACCCCCCTGTACCCGTTGGATCGGCAAATTTGGGTATACTGCTTCATCCAACTTCGGCTTAGGAACCACTCGTTCCCCTTCCGGTCGAGTTTGCACCAAGAGAATCTGCAAACCGGCTTTCAATTCGCTAGCCAAGGTTTGGGCCAATCCGACGGTCTCTTGTAAAGAGCGGGCTGACACCTCCGGCTCAGCCGCAGCCAGAAGAATGCGCTGAGTCATCTCGATGGCCAACGGAAAGCGGGTGATCAACACCGGGATCCCGGCCTGCCGAACCACTGCGTCGATAATGCTGCCAAAGAAGTTCTCCGCATAGGTGGAATAGCCCTTCCACCCCAACACCACCAAGCTAGCTTGCCGTTCGGCGGCCGAGCGGACGATCCCTTTGTCGATGGAGTCATCCACCCGTCGAATCGGTTCCACTCGCGTCACAGCACCGTGGGCAAAGGATTCTGCGAAGGCCAACAATTGCTCCTGCTGAGACAGCGCCCCTGATGAAATGCCCGTGCGATCTGAGAGGACATGCAGCGGCAACAACGTCCCCCCTTCTTTCTTGGTCAGAATCAAAGCCAGCCGCAGCAGGTTATTCTCAGTATCCGGGTTGGCCACCGGCACCAAGACACGGCTTCCCCATTGGGGCTTGGGCAATTCGGTGGATTCCGCCACCACTTCCGTTGGCTGAATTTGATCCCCCCAGTGGGCAACAATCCAAGGAGAGGCAATACAGGTAACCAAAATCATGGCGATGGTGCCATTTACTGTTAGCTCATCCACTAGCTCCACTTCAAAGGCCACTGTGATCGCTGCCAATGTTGCCGCCGCCTGTGCCACCGACAGGCCAAACATAACCATGGTGCTGGAAAAGCGCCAGCCAAACAGTTGCGCCGAGATCCAAGCGGCCCCAAACTTGCTCACTGCCTCCGCCCCAATCATCACCCCCCCCACCAGCAAAGAGCGCGACTCCCCCAAAAGAATGCCAGGGTTGATCAACATCCCCACCGAGATGAGAAAGAAAGGCACAAACAGAGTATTGCCAATGAACTGGATACGGTTCATCAGCGGGCTGAGCTGCGGGATAATCGGGGTGATCGCCGTCCCTGCCAAAAAGGCCCCCACTACTGGCTCAATGCCGATTAATTGCGCCCCATAGGCCACCACAAACAGCGTGGCGATAACAAAGGTAAACTCCGCCCCCTCATCGTGGCCGAAGCGTTGAAAGAACCAGCCGCCTAGCTTCGGCACCCCCCACAGCGTGGCAAAGGTGTAGAGAGCAATTGAAGGGATCAGCGTCAGCCAAAATTGCAGTGTCAGCTCCCCCTGATGGGCCCGTACCACCACTGCCAGCACCAACAACGCCAAGACGTTGGTGATCAAGGTTGCCCCCAGAGTTGCCGTCACCGTTTGCAGGCGCATTAACCCCAGCTTTGAGACAATCGGCAGACCAATCAGTGTGTGGGAGGCAAAACAAGAGGCTACCAGCACCGCTGTCAAAAAGTTGTAGCCCAGCGCCAGCATGGCCCCGGTGCCAATCAGCATCGGCAACAAAAAGGTGAGGGCCCCGAAAATACTGGCTTTGCCGGCATTCAATTTTAAGTCTTCCAGGCTGGTCTCCAAACCGGCCATGAACATCAAAAACAACAGCCCCACCGTACCCAGCAGGATGATGGTGTCGTCTCGCTGCAGGATGCCTAAGCCATAGGGGCCAACCACCAACCCCGCTAAAATCAAGCCGATGATCCCTGGCAAGCGCACCCGCTCAAACAGCAACGGGGCCACCAACATGATCGTCATGATGATCAAAAACACCAAAACCGGATTCTCGACTGGGCCCACTA contains:
- a CDS encoding cation:proton antiporter domain-containing protein, which translates into the protein MLANLTQVQGVPFALLVGPVENPVLVFLIIMTIMLVAPLLFERVRLPGIIGLILAGLVVGPYGLGILQRDDTIILLGTVGLLFLMFMAGLETSLEDLKLNAGKASIFGALTFLLPMLIGTGAMLALGYNFLTAVLVASCFASHTLIGLPIVSKLGLMRLQTVTATLGATLITNVLALLVLAVVVRAHQGELTLQFWLTLIPSIALYTFATLWGVPKLGGWFFQRFGHDEGAEFTFVIATLFVVAYGAQLIGIEPVVGAFLAGTAITPIIPQLSPLMNRIQFIGNTLFVPFFLISVGMLINPGILLGESRSLLVGGVMIGAEAVSKFGAAWISAQLFGWRFSSTMVMFGLSVAQAAATLAAITVAFEVELVDELTVNGTIAMILVTCIASPWIVAHWGDQIQPTEVVAESTELPKPQWGSRVLVPVANPDTENNLLRLALILTKKEGGTLLPLHVLSDRTGISSGALSQQEQLLAFAESFAHGAVTRVEPIRRVDDSIDKGIVRSAAERQASLVVLGWKGYSTYAENFFGSIIDAVVRQAGIPVLITRFPLAIEMTQRILLAAAEPEVSARSLQETVGLAQTLASELKAGLQILLVQTRPEGERVVPKPKLDEAVYPNLPIQRVQGGVVAEVLKALQPGDVLMLIPSENRNRPRLGREPEIIARNRPTLSMIVVHVPRDPAHRVATEQTWY